The Inmirania thermothiophila nucleotide sequence GCGGGTCGCGTTGAGGGTGACGGCGATGGAGCTCGCCGGCATCGCCAGCGCCGCAAGGAGCGGCGTCACGTGGCCGCTCATCGCCAGCGGCACCATGACCGCATTGTAGGCGAGGGCGAGCCCGATATTCTGGCGGATCACCCGCAGGGTGTCGCGGGCAAGGGCCACCGCCTCGGCGAGGCGGCCCAGATCGTCGCCGGTGAGCAGCAGCCCCGCGCTCTCGGCGCTGAGGTCGGCGCCGCGGTCAACGGCGATGCCCACGTCGGCGGCGGCGAGGGCGGGGGCGTCGTTGACGCCGTCGCCCACCATGGCGACGCGGCGGCCCTCGCGGCGCAGCGCGGCGACCGCGGCGGCCTTGTCCTCGGGCAGCATCTCGGCCTCGAAGCGGGTGATGCCGAGGGTGTCGGCGACGGCGGCCACCGCGGCGCGGCGGTCGCCCGAGAGGAGCACCGGGTGCAGGCCGCCCGCGGCGAGGGCGCGCACCACCTCCGGTGCCTCCGGGCGCAGCCGGTCCTCGGCCTCGAGCAGGAGCCGGGCGCGGCCGTCCTCGGCGACGAGCAGCGGCGTCCGCCCCGCCTCGGCGGCGCGGGCGGCGGCGGCGGCGAGGTCCAGGGGCACGACGGCCCCGTGCTCGGCGAGCCAGGCGGCGGTGCCGGCGACCAGGGCGTGCCCCTCCACGCGCCCGGCGACGCCGCGTCCGGGCCGGTAGCGGAAGCCCTCCACCGGCGGCAGCGGGCCATCCACGCCGGCCCACGCCCCCACCGCCCGCGCCAGGGGGTGCTCGGCGCGCGCCTCGAGGGCGGCGAGGCGGCGGCGCAGGCCGGGGTCGGCGGGGCCCGCCTCGTGGGCGGCGGCCACCGCGGGTCGGCCCTCGGTGACGGTGCCGGTCTTGTCGAGGACCACGGTGTCGCAGCGGGCGAGCGCCTCGAGGGCGGCGCCGTCGCGCACGAGGATGCCGCGGCGGGCGCCGCGGCCGGCGGCCACCGCCACCGCCATGGGGGTGGCGAGGCCGAAGGCGCAGGGGCAGGTGACGATGAGGACCGCGGTGGCGGTCACCAGGGCGGGCCCTGCGCCGGCGTCGAGCCAGGCGAGGAAGGTCGCGGCGGCGAGGGCGAGGGTGGCGGCCACGAACCAGGGCACGACCCGGTCGGCGAGGCGCTGGATGGGGGCGCGGGAGGCCTGCGCCGCCTCCACCAGGCGCACGATGCGCCCGAGGGCGGTGTCGGCGAGCACGGCCTCGGTGCGCACGGTGAGGGCGGCATCGAGGCTCAGCGTGCCGGC carries:
- a CDS encoding heavy metal translocating P-type ATPase — translated: MAAEAARSAPAQACYHCGLPVPAGADWRAEIGGAPRAFCCAGCRAVAQAIHAAGLDGYYRRRPAAAGAPPPPRRPDLETYDLDEVQAAFTDIRQPRRSIHLLVEGIHCSACMWLIEHALAAVPGVEEAEVNLAQKRLHLTWDNRRVRLSALLGRLAGLGYAAVPYDPEIAEGAVRREARRLLYRVGFAGFAAMNMMWVAIALYAGAAEGEFRDLFHWVGLALATPTVFYAGWPFLRGAWASLRGRRPTMDVPIALGALATWGYSAAITLSGTRAAEPYFDSVVGFVFVLLVGRFLESLARRDAVAAGRRLLELQPQAARRLEADGSERMTPVRALRPGDLVRVRPGERIPVDGLVVEGEGSAEESLLTGESRPVPKRPGARVRAGTLSLDAALTVRTEAVLADTALGRIVRLVEAAQASRAPIQRLADRVVPWFVAATLALAAATFLAWLDAGAGPALVTATAVLIVTCPCAFGLATPMAVAVAAGRGARRGILVRDGAALEALARCDTVVLDKTGTVTEGRPAVAAAHEAGPADPGLRRRLAALEARAEHPLARAVGAWAGVDGPLPPVEGFRYRPGRGVAGRVEGHALVAGTAAWLAEHGAVVPLDLAAAAARAAEAGRTPLLVAEDGRARLLLEAEDRLRPEAPEVVRALAAGGLHPVLLSGDRRAAVAAVADTLGITRFEAEMLPEDKAAAVAALRREGRRVAMVGDGVNDAPALAAADVGIAVDRGADLSAESAGLLLTGDDLGRLAEAVALARDTLRVIRQNIGLALAYNAVMVPLAMSGHVTPLLAALAMPASSIAVTLNATRIGRRLREEPWKSSTACSPASS